TTAGAAGAGAATAAATAGATCAGGTAATTCATAGGTTAAGATTAGAAGAATATATTATGGCAACTCCAGAAGAACAAAAAACAGCACAGGAGAATTCTCAGGCGGCAGGATTTAAGCCGGCAGAGAAGGAAGAAAAGGGGAAACTGTCGCTCCAGGAGAGTTTGGATAAACTGGCAAGGGTTGGTGGTTTCGATTTATTGGAAGCAACTGTTGATGGTTTACAAAACTTAAATCCTGAAAGAAAAGCAAGGAAACAGATCTTTCTGACAGGAGATGAAAAGAAAAAAGAAAGAGAAGAATTGAAAAAGAAAATCCAGTTATGGATTGATGTATTGGAAGATTCTGATTCTGTAGCTGCTATGACCACAAAAAGCACAGAAAAATTACTTGCTGCGGAAGAAAACTTAAATAAAAATATTGCTTCGGCACTGGAAAGTACCAGAGAACTTGAGCAGGCTTATCGTTCTGTTAATTTATTCTATCAGAATACTGAAGCAGATAAATTAAAAAATGTTGTGCTGCTAAATGCTTCTATGGATCAGATTAAGGACCTGGACAATCCGAGATTTGTAGATTTTGTAAGTGATGAGCTGAAACAGAAATACGATCGTCTTGATTTACGCGAAAATTATTCGCTGATGGTTATCCCGGGATATATGGGATCTAATAAAGTGGTGGAGAAATGGGGTAAGGTAGCTTATGAAAATAAGGCCATGCTGGTAACTGATTTTGCGGATCTGGATCAGCCGGATGACGTAATTGATTTATTTACAGCGGCTAATTTAACTGGTGGTGATGCTTTCAGATCAAATGTGATCATGACTTGTAACTGGTTGGTTGGCAGAGGTAAAGTTAGTGAGGTTGGTGAAGAAGATGATTTAACGGTACCAGGATCTGCTGCATTGGCCGGAAAGATGTATTATACTTTGATGTCGCAGGTAACTGCCGGTAAAAAACATGGTGCCATCAATGATGTGGACGGGGTTAAGTTTGATCTTAAGAAGAGTGAAATTTCTCATTTAGAGCGTATTGGTCTGGTACCAATGGTAAATGAATATGGAAAGGTAATGGCTTTCTCTGCCAAGACGCTGTTTAATGGTGATAATATAGGTTTACAGACTTATTCTGTTGTACGTGTATTTGATTATGTAACCAAGGTTCTTTTTGATTTCTTAAACAGAAGAGCTTTCGAGAACTGGACTTCTAAAACTGAACAGGATCTGCGCGGACAGATTGTTAAGTTCTTAGATGGTATTCAGGGACCTGACCGTTTAATTGAGCGCTTCAAAATTATGCGTTTTGAGCGCGATGAATTACAAAAAGATAAAATCCATCTGGATATTCATATCACTCCTTATTTTCCTGCAAAAAGTTTTGTTGTAAAACTTGACGGGCAAAAAGGCGAGGATGAAGAAACCACCTGGAGTTCAGAATATGCGCAGCAGTAAATAAATACTTGTCGCTGAAAAACAATTGAATATTAGAATTTTTAAGGATATCCGGGCAGATTGGAAAGATCTGCACCGGATATTTTTTTATATATCTGTTCACATTTCCTGCCTTAACAATTTCTTCATATTTTAGCACCTGAACTTTACATAGGCCCGCAAATAAATGAAACAACTATTGATCATAAATGGTGATCCTGAAAAAACTGCTGCTACAAGTTATTTGATCCAGGCATATGTTAAAGGGGCAAGAGAAGCTGGTGCTCATATCAAAGAAATTGCTATTGTTGATCTGATCTTTAATTCGAACAAACAATTCAATAACAGGGTTACTGAACTGGAACCTGATTTGAAACGTGCACTTGACTTAATTATGTGGGCAAACCATGTTGTGTTGTTCTGCCCGGTATATTTATCTTCTATTCCAACCCGGATTACCGGCTTCTTCGACAGATTGTTTATGCCTAACCAGGTTTTTCATGCAGCTCAGCAGGGAATAAACAATAATTTTAGTGGTAAATCTGCAAGAATTGTCTCTATTCTTGACCAGGAAACATTTGAGTATTGGAAACAAGACAAGAAAATTACTTACCTGTCTATTAAAAGAAACGTTTTCGAAAACTGTCGTTTTCATCCTGTATTAACCAATACCATAGGACAGCTGTATTCTTTGGATAACGAGTACAGCAAGAAGTGGTTAAGGAAACTGGAGGCCTTTGGTTCGAAGATCATATAGGCTTTAACTCTTTTTTATTGGTTATCTGAATAATTTGTTTTATCTTGTTGATTATAAGATGATAGTGGCAAAGTATTTGCTATTGTCATTGTAATTATAAATAATAACCCTAAAACAAAAAGTTATGGCTTTCAAAGCAAGATTAAACTTTTCGGGCAAGGAGTACGATGTGCTTCACTGTGCCTATTCTCTAAACCGTGATGTTGATGCAAAAGGAAGACCCTCTTCCGGAGTGTATGGTGGAACAATCGATATTGAACTCGAATCTACCGAAGATACCTCAGTTGTTGAAGCAATGGTAAACAATCAGTACAAACCTTTAACCGGCACTTTGCTCATCAAAAAATCTGAAGAAGATGCAAAGATGAAGGAGGTTCATTTTGAAGATGGATACATCGTTAAGTATTCAGAAGGAATTAATATCACCGGAGCTAATCCGATGACATTGAAATTCCAGATCTCAGCCCGTAAATTAAAACTGGGAAATGCTGAGCACACTAATGACTGGCCTAAGGCTTAATTGTAAAGATCCGTTTAACATTAAAAAAACATTATCATGGCTTTTAAAACCAGATTGACTCTAGGGTCGAAAGAATTTGATGTGCTGCAGTGCAGCTATTCATTAAACAGAGATGTAGATGCAAAAGGGCGTCCTTCTTCTGGAGTTTACGGTGGAACTATTCACCTGGAGATTGAATCTACTGAAGATACTTCAGTGATCGAGTCTATGGTTAACAACCAAT
This portion of the Pedobacter lusitanus genome encodes:
- a CDS encoding DUF5458 family protein, giving the protein MATPEEQKTAQENSQAAGFKPAEKEEKGKLSLQESLDKLARVGGFDLLEATVDGLQNLNPERKARKQIFLTGDEKKKEREELKKKIQLWIDVLEDSDSVAAMTTKSTEKLLAAEENLNKNIASALESTRELEQAYRSVNLFYQNTEADKLKNVVLLNASMDQIKDLDNPRFVDFVSDELKQKYDRLDLRENYSLMVIPGYMGSNKVVEKWGKVAYENKAMLVTDFADLDQPDDVIDLFTAANLTGGDAFRSNVIMTCNWLVGRGKVSEVGEEDDLTVPGSAALAGKMYYTLMSQVTAGKKHGAINDVDGVKFDLKKSEISHLERIGLVPMVNEYGKVMAFSAKTLFNGDNIGLQTYSVVRVFDYVTKVLFDFLNRRAFENWTSKTEQDLRGQIVKFLDGIQGPDRLIERFKIMRFERDELQKDKIHLDIHITPYFPAKSFVVKLDGQKGEDEETTWSSEYAQQ
- a CDS encoding NAD(P)H-dependent oxidoreductase; this translates as MKQLLIINGDPEKTAATSYLIQAYVKGAREAGAHIKEIAIVDLIFNSNKQFNNRVTELEPDLKRALDLIMWANHVVLFCPVYLSSIPTRITGFFDRLFMPNQVFHAAQQGINNNFSGKSARIVSILDQETFEYWKQDKKITYLSIKRNVFENCRFHPVLTNTIGQLYSLDNEYSKKWLRKLEAFGSKII
- the tssD gene encoding type VI secretion system tube protein TssD, with the translated sequence MAFKARLNFSGKEYDVLHCAYSLNRDVDAKGRPSSGVYGGTIDIELESTEDTSVVEAMVNNQYKPLTGTLLIKKSEEDAKMKEVHFEDGYIVKYSEGINITGANPMTLKFQISARKLKLGNAEHTNDWPKA